The DNA region TCCTAATGTATTTTAACAATGCAATAATGCCTCAAGAAGGCTATTTCCATTCGGTAGCTTGCAATGCACCGGAATTCAGCAACACAACGGTCAACACTGATTTGAGATATATGATATGGGATAGTCCTCCGAAAATGGATCCTCACTATCTGAATGTATCCGATTTTGATCAGATGATTAAAAGTGGAGCTGCTTTTGCAAGAAGATTCCAAAAGGATGATCCAGTATTGACAATGATAGATGAGAGAATACTTCATCGAAGACATAATAGAGTAACACCAGGGTCTTGGTGTTCTGGCCAGAATAGTTGGTTTACTGATGGTTGTACCCACTTGGGTGATATAAACTCGTTGAAACCTGGCCTTCAAGCAAAAAGGTTTTCCGATTCAATAACAAACTCCATTGATGACATTAATACTCAGTCCACACAATGCAAATGAGAGCTCAGTGAAGTTCATTTTTCAACTTACGTGAAAACATGAGCGATTACAAGTGCATTCTATTAGCTCCTTGCTGAAGTGGTTCTACATCCAGAAATGGATGGGTGTTTGTACTAATTTCCATATAAAAATGTTGATAGTGGGAGGAGCGGGGAATATAGGCCGAACTTCAAGCCAGGATTGTGGCTTAGAGAATTGGCCATCTCATGAAGAGATTGTTGTAGAGTAATCAGATATCTAAAATAACTAGAAAATCCCTTTATTATGGAGTAGCTGCGGTATACGTACTGATCCTTTTGTACCACATTTTGATTCTTGATAGCCTTATATCAAGTTTCTACTTCCCATGCTCTATGGGCTAtgttcaattaatttatttttatacacCTCTGGTCCTCTTTCATTTAGTGTTAGAAATGACTTGTACCATACTATGAATGTGATGATTATTCTCGATCATTTTCAGGACTCGGTGTTGGCAACATTATATTTTGAAGGGATTGGGGAGttgcatttctatttttggtgcCTTTCGGTTTTCTATCACATTTACAGGGTGTACAAAAAAGAGTATCCTATTAGATTATGCGTTGGTCATGATTAGAACTTGTTTGCATATCAATCTCTGCATATGTATTGAATCTAAAAGGTACATATTTGTCTTGAAAAAATCACACTAGAATTCACTCGTATGGTTATATTCTTTCAACTTTAAAGGATGAGCTCTTCTACATCACCATCTTTTTTATAAAGTGAGCACCTTTATCAATCTTGTCCCCATTATTTTACCAAGTCATTTCGTTGAATGTacgaaatatatatttaaaatttttgttaaaggGAAAATTGTAAATTGGGTGTATTTCATCAATGTTCAAACATAATCTCGGCACGTTGATCCATGGTTAAACACACCTAATGTTTTGACTAAGGCCAAATTCAATCCATTTGTGATTGGTCCTAGGCCAAAAAGTGTTGGTGCTTGCGTTTGAATCTAAGGCATTAGGTATGTACAGCAACCAAATAATGATGGAACTTTCGATCAGGCATGTACGACTACATCATGTCAAGAGTTCCGAGtaagtttgtatatattgtacGACAAATCCAGATTAGGATAATAGGAACACTAAATAGCTTGCGATGAACATAAAGCAATGAAAAGAGTAAAACTGATCCTTCCTTCTTTCTCTCAATTTTCTCACATCCAAACATGAGAGAAACTATGAAAAACATGTGCTATCTTATGAGACATACGCATAATAAGTAGTTGTACGTGAATAAGGGTAAAACAATTATAACTTTCTATTCACCCAaaagaaaagttaaaaaaaacttaatatatCCAAAAACTCAGGTATGCCCATAGTTATTAGAATCTCAATTCTGATCTAAGATTCTACGATCCTACTATCTAAAAATAGGCGACCGATCCGGATCATAGGTAGAATCTTAATATAGTAGAATCGTGCAATCCTATTTAGCTCAAGAATTTAAGTGTTATCATCATAACACGATACCATATGCCTCTATCCTAACTCCGCCTCTAGTTTGTTCCCTGGCACTGGCCAAAGAATGAAAACACAAATATGAACCCTAAATTGCAACATTATGTTTGTTTAGCTTGGAGTGGGGTGGAAATTCAGCTATCCCTAGGGcattttttgtataaaaatcACTCAGTTGTCTGCATTTACTCTTGAGGTATCACCAAAACTGTCATTATATGATATTCCCATTTTTGACGCTATCGTTGACAATTGGGCTGCAATATTCGAGTCCATTGACATCAAGATTATACGAAACTGCAAGGACAGCGCAGTTTACAAAGCATTATTACACGAATGCACTTCTTAACATTGTACTCATTTGTGATTGCCTTGGGCTACATAAACAAGGATTTGAATATGAGCACTCTACAAAATGCTTTTCATGAGGGAATGAAAAGCTTGTTGGCCCTAAATCTGTCTACTTTGCAGACATTTACCTTGTTGTCATTGCTGCTGCGGAGGCGAAAAATCATTGTTGCTTAATAACACTCTGTAGGCTCTGCATAATATATATGCTGATTTCATTCTCTGTAGGCTGAGCATTCATGAGTCAGGAGAAGAATTGTGCAGTAAGTGAGTGCGGTGAGTATTCAGTTGGGCTAAGATCATCTTGTCGTAGTCGAGGACAGCACTCTTCATAATCCAAGTCTAGCAGTCCCACCCTATAACGCGTGCAAGAAAGTTTACAGCATGTAATTGAGAGATTACGGGAGAAGCCAAGCAATTACAAGCAAAACTTATATTAAAATTGATCTGCCAAAGACCAAGGAGGTTCCTAAGCTTTAAAATCCTTTCTCTACAGGTACTTCCTCGGTCCCATTAGAATTGAATCAAAGAGAAAGTGAGAGATTTTAAAGGTGAATATATTTTTACAAACAAAACCAACCCTTGTCCTCTTACGTCGAAGAACATGTGTCGCACAATTTTACTGTTGGACATTTGCAGAATAACTCACTGATCAGTGTTAGCATTATCATGCATTATATTATTTCATATATAAAGCTTAAGGCTAAGCAGGCAACATAAGTGAAAAATAAGACAAGCCACTAGACTGGGTCCCATTATTCAGGAAGAAGGGGGAGCAAACAACAGCACTAGACGTAAATATTTACCTGGCCGCTGCTGAGTAAAGTGACATAGTAATCCATCAAGTTCATAGCTCTCCTAGGATTACTACGGAATCATCACAGTTTGGATCTTCACTTTCATGCAGAAAGTGTCTACAGACGTGTAACGGATTCTGCCTCTTCTAACATCCACTATTTAGAGTACTTTTCAGGAGTATTTCCAAACCAACAGCCAAGCCATTAGGGATGTAAGAGTTCTACAAGACATTTATGTCGCAAATATAATACAGGATAACAGGAAGGACCAAAGGGATTGATTACTTTTTACCAAGACAGGAGAAAATCATACCAAGAAGCTAGAGTACCATAGACTCACTACAGTTAACAAATAAATCTGATTGGCTCTAAGAAAGTGTTGTAGGCTTTCAACCACTAGGAATGTAGCAAACATGCTGCAAAGCATACAGAAAATTCTTCACCTTCTTATAAACTCAATCTATTTGCTCTGGATTTAGTGTAATCAATAGTGACATAACATGATAATTGCAAACTTCCACATCAGCTTCATTCATCCAACCAAATTGAGAGAAAGTTCACTTGTTCCTATAACTAATGCCCTTCCGTTTTTGACTAAGAGAAAAATGTCTTGCCATAGCAGGATTGTAAAACTTTTTCATATGCTCCGAAAGGTTATGAATTGTACGAAGATCGCCAATAGATGACAAATGCTTGAGAAACGAATCAAACTTCTGGTACGGTAATTTCATTCCCTTATCTACAACatcttttaaaagaaaacaagcATTCTCAACCTGGTCACAACCAAAAAATCCTTCAATCATAACACAATAAGTATTGATATCTCTCTCACAACCTATCCTATCCATTTCATCCCAAATCTCAAGCGCTCCCTCAGAATTGTCCATAGCAAAGAACATCTTAAAAAGCATGTTGAAAGTGTGTACACTAGGCAAACAATCCTTATCAATCATCCTTCGGTATAGCTGAATTGCAGCATCAGCCTGTTTATTCTCACAAAGAACCTTGAGGAAACAGTTATATGTGACAATGTCGGGTGGGTAACCTATCTTTGCCATCTCTTCCAAAAACCAGTATGCTTCCTCCATCTTGCCTGCTAAGCACATACCTTCAATCAATTCCTTATAAGTGGAAACATCAGGGAGACAACCGCTCTGTATCATTTCGCAAACAACTCTAGACCAGTCCTCCATTTGGTCATTCTTAGCAAGCGCTAAAATCATTATTGCATACGTCTTTGTAGTAGGACTTGACGATGTAGACTCTTTTGTTTTCATTAGCTCGAAAAGACGAACTGCTTCACTCATCATTCCTTCTTTACAAAATGTTTCAATTGCAGTATTATAGGTAAAACTATCAGGAGCAAAACCCATGTGGCTCATCTCCTCCAGGATCTTCATTCCTCTTACAGGATTCCTAACCCTACACCACCCAAAAAACAATATGGTAAAGGTATTGGCATCTGGAGAAACCTTACTCTGTACCTTCTTAAACAGGATTTCTGCATCCTCAACCAAACAACACTTGCAAAGAGCATCAAGCAGCAAATTAAGTGCGCTGATCTCTGGCTGCATTATAACCCTActtcttctcttcttctttGAACATTTCAGTACTTTCGTCAGATGCTTTTCTGTGTATTTTCTCAAAATAGTTAAAAGAACTTCAATGGGTACGGTCTTTTTTCCATTCCGTTTCATGTAATCTAACATATCACAAACAATCCCAAATTGTTTAACCTTAAACTTTGTACTAGATAATATATCAATCATCTCATTGTAAACCTGGTACTCATGGTGATAATGTTCCTGGCGAGCAGCCCACATGAAAAATCTAAATGCTGTTTTTTCTTGAAAACGTAACCTAGTAAGAATTTCTATAACTAACTCAATTGTTAGGGTAATCCCAGCTTGTTCAAGAGATTTCTCCATATTCTGGTCATAACCCACATTTTCCACAACAATATTATAAACCTCATCAGCACTACATACTAATTTACTTTCATCTTCACCCGGAAAATCACTGGATACTCCAAGGGAAGCAAATAACCTCAATGAAAAACCAAATTCAAAGCAACTCTTAGAAAAATAAGGAGAAGAAATTAAGTGAGAACCAAAAATTGCTGGGTAATAATGAAGTAATCTAGAAAGCGAacagaaattagggttttgaaaatTAGGGAAATTAAATGAATGATTGCACTGTCTAACAATCGAAATCATGATCGGCCGATGGGGGATTACCACCCCATCCCCTATAAAGTTGCTAGCTACAAGTAATAATTTGTTTCTGATACTAAGAGTTTTCAAATGCTGCATGTTAGTGCCTTTTATGTTCtgaaaatgattatttttcaaTACGCAGCGATTTTCAATGTTTGGTGAAGAATGTGATAAAGTTTACAGCTCATTCAAGCATACTTTAATGGCGCGTTACGCCGGCAATCCAGATTTCAAGGGGAGAAAATATGGTACTTCATACAGAAAATTGCAAAGATACGATGTCAACGAATAATGGAGGAATAAATGCGATGAGTTAACAAAGTGATCTTACCACCGCCATTGTTAACTTTCATAGAGGTTTTTGGAGAATTTCAGCTTGAAAGTTACTATCTGTGTGATTGTGTTCATCGGAGATATTATCTATTGTTTTCAAAGTCCGAAACAGCACCATTAGAACATTTCTAGTGGGGTTACAAACTTTTGGGTGAAAAATATTTCGTTATCCAATCTCCTCCGCAgatctaaaataaattaaaacgatgaaatttatataaagattatcgattttttaaattatatgataatattaaagcttaattaatTGAATATGTGAAtggaaataaaagaaaattataaaaaaaatttataaaataaaagtattgTAATCTCTTAAAGATAAAGTGAGTATATGATTTGAATTTAGTCAAACGATTACTCTCCAAACCATTTACAACATGCAACATGGTATACCATTACACTCTAATCAAGCAATTGCTCTTGGAGGGTGTTTGGTACTCCCTTTGTGGCTTTGTTCCATGCTTTTTGCAACTAGTATGCTACcggtaaaaaaataatattttatatagatTTAATGAAAAgattagtaaatatatatagatgagaataaaagaaaaaacgTGGAGTATGGCAAAAGGTAGAAATGTAGATAACTTCATGCGAcacatcaaaaaaaataaaaaattaccgtgaataatacaatattttgttaatttccctacaataataccaactattgattaaccatgaataataccaacttaaaaggatgttttcctagaaaatttcgaacatgttaaaaatcaaactatagatgattataagacaaaaaaaattggtaaattagttaataaactaaagttggtattattctaagaaaataccccctaagttggtattatttatggttaatcaacaACTAGTAACttagtattattgtagggaaattagTAAAAAGTTGTATAATTCacgataatttttaaaaaattataacaaaaaccATGAAATATAGTGAAAGACCGTTATGGAATGattgaaaatgaaattaaataatcaaatatgTGTTAATATTTGATTTGGTTGTGTAGATAATATTTTCCTTAGTTTATCATAAGTAATTCTTTAGTTTATTACAACAATGACAAAAGAGATGATAGAAAACTTTTAGATGAAAGGACTAATCACAATGTATGTTTATAGGTTTATATGAGAAAAGGAGAATAAGAAAACTACATGATAGtgcttttcattttcttaatgAACTTCTCCATCCATTCCATCACAAAGAGGCTTACATGTACTATATATACTAGAGGCTTACACATATTTATACTCCTATAACTTAGgagtataaataatttttttatcaaatttgtaACAGActtaaaattcttaattttaatctttcgattaattatttcgaattttcaattcaaatctctaatcctttaaTTATCCATTTTAAACCATCTTTAGTTCCTAAACCtttttcgattttgtaatttctttcaaatattaaactttaaaatagtattttgtttaaaatctttttataagcacgcaaatattattttattattttatagtacgaaaagtaaacttttattattatatttacggttttgtaaaacgttatgttttaacttttttccttaaactaacattactacttattattttaaccttataattttgatttaattattttatacataaaaatgagtcgtattttaattattaacattaagtatagtttaagcaaaattttctaagtaaactacatattttcatgatcaaatttacccattattttaaagtatgttcacttgtacatactagaacaaaaatttgatgaaccaaaatcctttctatagcAACctatgatgttcatcacttacacaagctatcaccatttccttataCAAGCTAactttcttctacactccaaattcttacacattcacttatacactctaaatcacttacacaagttaaccttcttctatagtcctaacactctttttattaattgaagaaattcaataacatggagcttagaacactctttatttagcttaaatcatcatcattatggagcattattgggttattactttgggtacttaatgtatcattatttttggagtttagatttaattattttgggagcttagaagatcatcattattttggaagtttagattaattatctttggagcattattatctatcttggagagtcttatttcttattattttcctaattagtacttagtacaaATCATTGGTGTTAGTATGATATAACTtcttaacctactttttttgtggaattttatattatatttactttataatatacaaagtatgaaatatgcgAATATATTTTAGCAAGAacttagtttaatgaaattatgatcaagattatattaagtatgtgtatgctaaaagtattttttagtatgctaatttaataatctttgaacaagtttaggaagttgggtgcaaattatattctagtgatattaagtatgattcatgttataaactagtgctagtatgtttaagAATTATGTGTTACGTTAGGAATGTTATTacatttaagattttttatgttagaactttattaatatgtttatgttagccttcaaattagtttataagatagtaattttataaacttattttttttattaagtatggttatattaagaatattgttattatactttattttgagatttaagtttatctttaaggttatagtaaatttctaagttattgcgtaaagtttttatttttgtaagtggttatgtaaattatttaatctaggattttgtatgataaattaaattaagtcgttctttttatgtgaaaagggtccaaaacactcataggccattcaaccactatcatataaaaaaaagagtttgatttactattttaaattattacaagctatttttgtgataataataaaataacaatttaaaaagatatatttgagaaatttttataagttattaaatattgaagtgtttttcttaattatatgagatttcataataaaagtaacttttaatcactatttagtacaaaatatttgattttctaactatttgaccaaaatttatgtaaaatgatgtaaaagtatttttagtatacttgccgctcaaactatgtgtgaaatttTGATTATGTGAGATTACATGTATTACTTGTTTTAtcattagaaatattaatttttgtgaaaattgtaagtttgacttgttttaaaactagaaatattgatttttgtgaaattataagttttatttgttttataactagaatgttgatttttgcaaacctaataagtttacttatttttctaaacttgaaatattgatttttggtgaacttgtagaattttggatacttatccaaatgatgcaattttaaattgaattttaattagaatatttgaattttttttgaagagattaaagttttatttattgtaaagttgaaagtgttgattttggaaacttatttaaagagagaTAGATTTTAGTAGTTActtgtgaaaaatattaatttgggagactattgatagaatattaagttattagtgtgaatttagcgaactatttaaaataaagtcataaataaaatttaatgtgtaaaaatttaataatgaatgtataaagacataaaggttaagtTTACGTTATacttaagaattttattaaataaaataggttatcacctaagtcgatcaaagtcaaagtcaaagtcaaatcgtagtaataaaaatgtgatgtacttgtgtgaattaatattgattgaatgaccctgatagtaaggtaatgtcgaaccatggaccgagATGTAAAATCCCGGCACCCGTGTTGGTCGGCACGTAAAATgaggtgtaagacagggggttagctacttatcttgtagagctcgagcataaattgtattggagggatGATCGACGACTCCTACCACAATTAGGTTTTAGGATTATGGTCCTCGCCTAACCagggtgtcatattgatgtgcttgttgatcagtgatacacttgattagtgttgatgttatgatgcatggtacagttaagattaccgaattgtataagtggtagtaacgtacttctgtcaggatcgagaatggtatcttaatgacttaaaaagatgtaatagaaaaagaatatggtaaaagtatacggtggtgtcaattaattatgagttcgtacttaaattattattttgtaaatgtagcgtataatttccgtattttgaactggataggaagttatgctcgacgTTAAGCGCTGACTGATTCAATCggttgtcatccgtatcatggatgacagcattttgcaggatttagttcaggttccgatccaggccgcaacaattactatttatcgaaaACTTAGcgactttttgtatttttattgatgacttgatgatgatgtatttttttcattttgagcaaataatatttcttatcagatgtaatattttacttttattttaaacagtttcagtttttatgatttaaagtttttaacaattcagcaatttgagacttccgcaatatttttatattaaacattattattatatgttaattatatatcgagattgccgctcaTGGAGTTTATACGATTTTTGGATAATTTCTAACagtaaaaaccaaataaataaatatacttCCCTCATATCTTCACTGATCAGTATTCTTCTTGATTCACAAATTTCATATCCTTATCCCTATTTAAGCATTTCCTAGTCATTTATACTTGGTATACTTAATACCTCCTTAGTGTAATGTTGTCCAATAGAGATGGTATTTAGCATTAGCAATCATATTATTTTGTggtagtaaaaaaaaaaagaggttaTAGATACTTGCAAGTTGCTATCGGGCCGACCCATTGGGacgagaaaatttgaaaaaagtaagataaataaacaacttaattccaaaaataaggttcgtgaaaacttattttccaaaataagcgtccgtacatccaagtcTAGCCTCgggataagtcgctgttagtaacagcgaaagaggaaaaaataaaataaaataaaaaccccaaagtcgctgttagtaacagcgaatgaggaaaaaaaaaaattaaaaccccaaagtcgctgttagtaatagcgactttaaggttaactgatAACTTCTTattctcgtaggttggaatgaggaagtaactgagaactgaaaacttaaaaaacattaagtcgctgttactaacagcgactttggggtttttatttttcttttttttttcctctttcgctgttactaacagcgacttatccaaACCAGTGGTTtgaatgtacggacgcttattttgagaaataagttttcacggatcttattttgggacataagttgttaaaatatcttatttttttcaaatcctCTTGGGACGAAGGCTTGGTTATAATTAGTGGGCCATTAGTTGGATGGGGCAGGTCATTATtagattttattaaaattagtcATTAGCTTATCGGGCAGATACCAAGTAAAAATCTATACATTAATGGTCCAAACATCAAGCAActttagtttttcttttttttaaaaaaaaattttgaaataaataaatgtttttttttaaatctcaaaTTAAGTtcgaaaaaattttaattctcaaaataagcatcTTCTTGTTAAAATGTGTAATTAACAAAAAGGACAAAAAAATTTCCCCTATTTGATGTtactaacaatgaacaagggaGAATGTAAttgttttttgtctttttgtttgACTTGTTCCtccttttaattttgaaaaaattattgtgaataatacaactttttattaattttccttcaataatatcaacttaagagggtattttcctagaacaatatcaactttagtttattaactaatttaccaattatttttttcttatagtcacgtatagtttgattttttaacatgttagagattttctaggaaaacaccacttaaagttggtattattcatggttaatcgatagttggtattattgtagggaaattaacaaagtttgtattaatttttcctttaatttatctatatttcataattttgggaaatttcacatggtagcatcgaactttcatgaaacgctagtggtagcacttttataagatttttccacatgttaGCATTcaatttatgcactat from Amaranthus tricolor cultivar Red isolate AtriRed21 chromosome 3, ASM2621246v1, whole genome shotgun sequence includes:
- the LOC130807674 gene encoding pentatricopeptide repeat-containing protein At1g73400, mitochondrial, translating into MQHLKTLSIRNKLLLVASNFIGDGVVIPHRPIMISIVRQCNHSFNFPNFQNPNFCSLSRLLHYYPAIFGSHLISSPYFSKSCFEFGFSLRLFASLGVSSDFPGEDESKLVCSADEVYNIVVENVGYDQNMEKSLEQAGITLTIELVIEILTRLRFQEKTAFRFFMWAARQEHYHHEYQVYNEMIDILSSTKFKVKQFGIVCDMLDYMKRNGKKTVPIEVLLTILRKYTEKHLTKVLKCSKKKRRSRVIMQPEISALNLLLDALCKCCLVEDAEILFKKVQSKVSPDANTFTILFFGWCRVRNPVRGMKILEEMSHMGFAPDSFTYNTAIETFCKEGMMSEAVRLFELMKTKESTSSSPTTKTYAIMILALAKNDQMEDWSRVVCEMIQSGCLPDVSTYKELIEGMCLAGKMEEAYWFLEEMAKIGYPPDIVTYNCFLKVLCENKQADAAIQLYRRMIDKDCLPSVHTFNMLFKMFFAMDNSEGALEIWDEMDRIGCERDINTYCVMIEGFFGCDQVENACFLLKDVVDKGMKLPYQKFDSFLKHLSSIGDLRTIHNLSEHMKKFYNPAMARHFSLSQKRKGISYRNK